A region from the Euzebyales bacterium genome encodes:
- a CDS encoding phage holin family protein produces MSGPVPREPSEPARAVPEYPDERPRTPVEGSHTGHVKTSDPYAPREPDAGLPELISRLTDQSSTLFRQEIELAKTELKQEIRTAGRAGGLIGGAALAGLFALLLLSFAVAWALGDIGALNPALGFLIVGLVYAVVAGVLAMQGRSTAEDVDPSLPHTTESLKEDARWARNQPR; encoded by the coding sequence ATGAGTGGTCCCGTTCCCCGCGAACCGTCCGAGCCGGCACGCGCGGTGCCGGAGTACCCGGACGAACGACCGCGCACGCCGGTCGAGGGGTCGCACACAGGGCACGTCAAGACGAGCGATCCGTACGCGCCGCGCGAGCCGGACGCCGGCCTGCCGGAGCTGATCTCGCGGCTGACCGACCAGTCGTCGACGCTGTTCCGTCAGGAGATCGAGCTGGCCAAGACCGAGCTGAAGCAGGAGATCCGCACCGCCGGCCGGGCGGGCGGCCTCATCGGCGGCGCAGCGCTGGCGGGCTTGTTCGCTCTGCTGCTGTTGTCGTTCGCCGTCGCCTGGGCGCTCGGAGACATCGGCGCATTGAACCCCGCGCTCGGCTTCCTGATCGTCGGCCTCGTCTACGCCGTCGTCGCAGGCGTGCTCGCGATGCAGGGTCGCAGCACTGCCGAGGACGTCGACCCGTCACTGCCACACACCACCGAATCACTCAAGGAGGACGCCCGATGGGCCAGGAACCAACCCCGATGA